From one Idiomarina sp. X4 genomic stretch:
- a CDS encoding ATP-dependent 6-phosphofructokinase: MSSDNTINRIALITSGGDAPGMNAAIRAVVLAAENYGIEVIGFRHGYEGVLNNDFVRLDREDVEHIMQYSGTIIKSARSERFKSDEGGREAATNLDAHQIDAFIVIGGDGSFRGADHLAKFWNGPIIGVPGTIDNDLYGTDHTIGYDTAVETAMDALDKIRDTAEAMDRVFIVEVMGRNAGYIGISSAMACGAERMILPELQKDKPLTVEALVKHIESVQRVRGDSSYVMVLCENQWPGGAVRLAEQLEDRLNLPCRPCLLGHVQRGGRPTAMDRILATRLGVHAVELVRQNQTGVMAGVNANELSATPLSETWTKRKKLSEELINIQQSLFNPIKKNRQKSTQTDD, translated from the coding sequence GTGTCATCTGATAACACAATAAACAGAATTGCATTAATTACCAGCGGCGGTGATGCGCCAGGGATGAACGCCGCCATTCGTGCGGTCGTATTGGCTGCGGAAAATTACGGCATTGAGGTAATAGGCTTTCGACATGGTTACGAAGGCGTACTCAACAATGACTTTGTGCGCTTAGACAGAGAAGACGTCGAACATATTATGCAGTACTCGGGCACCATTATTAAAAGTGCCCGTAGTGAGCGCTTTAAATCCGATGAGGGCGGGCGTGAAGCAGCGACCAACTTAGACGCGCACCAAATTGACGCCTTTATTGTCATTGGCGGTGACGGCTCGTTCCGTGGCGCTGACCATTTAGCGAAATTTTGGAACGGTCCGATTATCGGTGTGCCCGGCACCATCGATAATGATCTCTATGGCACCGATCACACTATTGGATATGACACGGCGGTTGAAACCGCTATGGACGCATTGGATAAAATTCGTGATACCGCAGAAGCCATGGATCGCGTATTCATTGTTGAAGTCATGGGGCGTAACGCCGGCTATATTGGTATCAGCAGTGCCATGGCGTGTGGCGCAGAGCGTATGATTCTGCCGGAGCTGCAAAAAGACAAACCATTAACGGTCGAGGCGCTGGTAAAGCACATTGAGTCGGTGCAACGCGTCCGCGGTGATTCCAGTTACGTGATGGTGCTGTGTGAAAACCAATGGCCTGGTGGTGCAGTTCGACTTGCAGAGCAACTGGAAGATCGTCTTAACTTACCGTGTCGGCCGTGTTTATTAGGACACGTACAACGAGGCGGCCGCCCAACGGCTATGGACAGAATTTTAGCAACACGTTTGGGCGTTCATGCGGTAGAATTAGTCCGCCAAAATCAGACCGGTGTTATGGCGGGTGTTAATGCCAATGAACTAAGCGCTACGCCACTGTCTGAAACCTGGACAAAACGTAAAAAACTGAGCGAAGAGCTCATTAATATTCAGCAAAGTTTGTTTAACCCGATTAAAAAAAATCGGCAGAAATCGACACAAACTGACGACTAG
- the speA gene encoding biosynthetic arginine decarboxylase, with product MSDWNIDQAEELYGVNRWGAGYFSIGDNGNIQIRPNHRLPDLAIDMQEVVEEIKAEGIELPAVIRFHDILRSQVEIINETFAQQIQDADYNGKYCGVFPIKVNQMREVVEEIMDAGEPYNYGLEAGSKPELMAVMAYNENPDALTILNGYKDKDYLTLALLGRQLRRKMIIVIEKYSELEMLIPLAKDLGVEPMIGLRSKMMVKSAGKWAGSSGDRAKFGLSIAEILNVVERLRQEDMLHCAKLLHFHIGSQLSDIRKIKEAVSEGARLYAKLIQEGVPLEYLDIGGGLGIDYDGTSTTSDSSRNYSTEEYVADVVWGVKQVCDLEKVPHPNLVSESGRAMTAHHSCVVTNIVGEIKPASTNFDVSPSEDEHILVKNMRELHQSGDQFHPQERYNDAAGYKQNAYEAFKLGILSLQEMAKLDTMYWQILADIHQSLDKDAYVIQELEELEDMLASQYLCNFSIFQSAADTWAIGQVLPIVPISRLNEKPEVRCSIADITCDSDGKLGKYIEGTEISDNIPMHSLRKGEDYHVGLFLTGAYQDVMGDMHNLFGRLTEVHVYCHDDERGDFYIEEVVPGTSAEKVLQTMQYNTEYMAKAVKKQIDRQVRNGGLAPRAGVRWTNFYEKCLAGSTYLSVE from the coding sequence ATGTCAGACTGGAATATTGATCAAGCAGAAGAATTGTATGGCGTTAACCGTTGGGGCGCAGGTTATTTTTCGATTGGCGACAACGGCAACATTCAAATTCGTCCGAATCATCGTCTGCCTGACCTGGCCATTGATATGCAGGAAGTGGTTGAAGAAATAAAAGCTGAAGGCATTGAGCTACCGGCGGTTATTCGTTTTCACGATATTCTTCGCTCGCAAGTCGAAATTATTAACGAGACCTTTGCGCAGCAAATTCAGGACGCCGATTATAACGGCAAGTATTGCGGTGTATTCCCGATTAAAGTCAACCAAATGCGCGAAGTGGTTGAAGAAATCATGGACGCTGGCGAACCGTACAACTACGGACTGGAAGCAGGCTCAAAGCCCGAGCTTATGGCGGTTATGGCGTACAATGAAAACCCCGACGCGCTGACCATACTGAATGGCTACAAAGACAAAGACTACCTGACGCTGGCACTGCTTGGCCGTCAGTTACGCCGCAAGATGATTATTGTCATTGAAAAGTACAGCGAGCTGGAAATGCTGATTCCGCTGGCCAAAGATTTAGGCGTTGAGCCTATGATTGGTCTGCGCTCAAAAATGATGGTGAAAAGCGCCGGCAAATGGGCTGGTTCCAGTGGCGATCGAGCTAAATTTGGTTTAAGCATTGCCGAAATACTGAATGTGGTTGAACGCTTACGTCAGGAAGACATGCTGCACTGCGCCAAGCTTCTACACTTTCACATTGGCAGCCAGCTGTCTGATATTCGTAAGATAAAAGAAGCCGTCAGTGAAGGTGCTCGTTTGTACGCTAAGCTTATTCAGGAAGGCGTACCGCTCGAGTACTTAGATATTGGCGGTGGTTTGGGCATTGACTACGACGGTACCAGTACCACCAGCGACTCTTCTCGCAACTACTCGACCGAAGAATACGTTGCCGACGTGGTTTGGGGCGTCAAACAGGTGTGCGACTTAGAAAAAGTACCCCACCCTAACCTGGTTAGCGAGAGTGGCCGTGCAATGACCGCGCACCACAGCTGTGTCGTCACCAACATTGTCGGTGAAATAAAGCCAGCCAGCACCAATTTCGATGTCAGCCCCAGCGAGGACGAGCATATTTTAGTGAAGAACATGCGTGAACTGCACCAGTCGGGCGACCAGTTCCATCCGCAAGAGCGCTATAACGATGCCGCTGGCTACAAGCAGAATGCATATGAAGCCTTTAAACTGGGCATTTTGTCGTTACAGGAAATGGCGAAGCTGGACACCATGTACTGGCAAATACTGGCAGACATTCATCAGTCGCTGGACAAAGACGCTTATGTTATTCAAGAGCTGGAAGAGCTTGAAGATATGCTCGCCAGCCAGTACTTATGTAACTTTTCTATTTTTCAGTCAGCCGCAGACACCTGGGCCATTGGTCAGGTACTGCCAATAGTGCCTATTTCGCGTTTAAACGAGAAGCCGGAAGTGCGCTGCTCCATTGCCGACATTACGTGTGACAGTGACGGTAAGCTGGGCAAATACATAGAAGGCACCGAAATTAGCGATAACATTCCAATGCACTCGTTGCGTAAGGGCGAAGATTATCATGTCGGGCTATTCTTAACCGGCGCGTATCAGGATGTTATGGGTGACATGCATAACCTCTTTGGCCGACTGACAGAAGTGCACGTATATTGTCACGATGACGAGCGCGGCGACTTCTACATTGAAGAAGTGGTGCCAGGCACTTCCGCTGAAAAAGTGCTGCAAACCATGCAATACAATACGGAGTACATGGCCAAAGCGGTTAAGAAACAAATTGACCGTCAGGTTCGAAATGGTGGCCTCGCACCAAGAGCCGGTGTTCGCTGGACAAACTTTTACGAGAAGTGTTTGGCCGGCAGCACCTACTTAAGCGTTGAATAA
- a CDS encoding TolC family protein: MKYLYFVAAFCLGALVPVATAATTDLKLKEALQKTIKNNPELLEYDYKIRAAGALIEQAEFSANPRVSAEIENFAGSGRLEGISNSQLTVSFSQLIELGDKRQLRVKAATEKEKAQRAEFEYRQIEVLAETTQRFYDILKLQQVAHTSERQIQRTERLIKVAQERVEAGAVPKSEVIRIKLQLERQYAFSDELNGKLKKQQAELASMWAGELNFTRVSGDFTFPLSLPEKANVLSAVNRAPEYLRLLDSEQLLQAQARALAADSKSDITVGVGARYNNEFDDVGLIVQASMPLQFTDPNVGRIKQSRLLHQSILAQQKQVRQQLKSLALSLVHSLQTHQSYLQKINQRLMPLSEQLLAQTQQGYARGTHSLLQVLDAQTELAKLEYEKISRQHAIYSDIIELERMTGQPFLGVQQ, encoded by the coding sequence TAGTGCCTGTGGCGACGGCTGCGACGACAGATTTAAAGCTGAAAGAAGCGTTACAAAAAACGATCAAGAATAACCCTGAGTTACTGGAGTATGATTATAAAATACGAGCTGCAGGAGCACTGATAGAGCAGGCTGAGTTTTCAGCGAACCCAAGGGTATCTGCGGAAATAGAAAACTTTGCCGGCTCAGGACGGCTAGAAGGTATCAGTAACTCACAATTGACCGTATCCTTTTCTCAGCTCATAGAGTTAGGGGACAAACGGCAGTTACGAGTTAAAGCTGCAACCGAAAAAGAGAAAGCTCAGCGAGCAGAGTTTGAGTATCGTCAAATTGAGGTTTTGGCAGAAACCACACAGCGTTTCTATGACATTTTAAAACTTCAGCAAGTCGCGCATACCAGCGAGCGTCAAATTCAGCGAACTGAGCGACTGATAAAAGTGGCACAGGAGCGTGTAGAAGCTGGCGCGGTGCCTAAATCCGAGGTTATTCGCATTAAATTACAGTTAGAGCGCCAATACGCTTTCTCTGACGAGTTGAACGGTAAACTGAAAAAGCAACAAGCTGAACTGGCTTCAATGTGGGCAGGCGAGCTCAATTTTACGCGCGTCTCTGGAGACTTTACTTTTCCGCTAAGCCTCCCGGAAAAAGCCAACGTGTTATCGGCTGTTAATCGGGCGCCGGAGTATTTGCGTTTACTGGACTCTGAGCAACTTCTACAAGCGCAAGCCAGAGCGTTAGCAGCGGACTCAAAGTCGGATATTACCGTTGGTGTCGGGGCTCGCTACAATAATGAGTTCGATGATGTAGGTTTAATCGTCCAGGCATCGATGCCATTGCAGTTCACTGACCCTAACGTCGGTCGCATAAAACAAAGCCGATTACTGCATCAGTCTATCCTGGCGCAGCAAAAACAGGTTCGGCAGCAACTAAAATCACTGGCTTTATCGCTAGTGCACAGTTTGCAAACTCACCAAAGTTATCTGCAAAAGATAAACCAGCGACTGATGCCGCTATCTGAACAGTTACTCGCACAAACTCAACAGGGTTACGCACGCGGAACGCACTCTTTGTTGCAAGTGTTAGACGCGCAAACAGAGTTAGCAAAACTCGAGTATGAAAAAATCTCCCGTCAACATGCGATTTACAGCGACATCATCGAATTAGAGCGCATGACCGGACAGCCGTTTTTAGGAGTACAACAATGA
- a CDS encoding efflux RND transporter permease subunit has protein sequence MIDALIRFAVDRRWLVLAATLLVAAAGVYSTLKLPIDAVPDITNVQVQINSEAPGYSPLETEQRISYPVETAMAGLPKLDYTRSISRYGLSQVTVVFEEGTDIYWARQQISERLQKVRGEVPDGIEPTMGPIASGLGEIVNYVVRAKEGATNADGEAYTPEQLRTIQDWIIKPQLVKVPGVTEINSVGGYEKQYQVAPIPGRMLAYKVTMQDLLAALDLNNRNAGAGYIEKNGEQWLVRSPGQLKTLDEIRNVVITKRDDAPVRVSDVAEVKLGEQLRTGAATSGESEVVLGTAMMLIGENSRIVAQNVADKIDEVQRSLPDGVVIETVYNRTSLVDKTIATVEKNLFEGAVLVIVVLFILLGNARAALITACVIPLSMLFAVSGMVANKVSGNLMSLGAIDFGIIVDGAVIVVENALRRLGIAQQRLGRVLTTKERLIEVTHSTREVFNPTVFGVLIIMLVYLPIFALSGVEGKMFHPMAFTVVAALLGALIFSVTFVPAAIAIFVRGNIQHGENRIMRAARKVYQPVLRQTLKLPVVIILIGFGLFAVSMFQASRMGTEFLPQLDEGDIVIQALRIPGTGLQQSIDMQKDVESVVSEFDEVKLVFSKIGTPDVATDPMPPSVADTFIILKERKDWPNPEKPKEQLVAEIRTAVQELPGNKYEFTQPIEMRFNELIAGVRADLGVRIYGDDLQTLKRLGDSAAAVIRTVDGAADVRVEQMTGLSTLSVIPKRDHLALLGLTVADVQRAVQAAVGGVQSGIIYEGDKRFKLMVRLDKEWRKSIEQLKSLPIDLPAGNPELRYVPLGEVAELSLESGPNQINRESSKRNVIVSANVEDRDLGSFVADVQDALTTDVDLPAGYWVNYDGTFEQLQSASQRLSLVVPLALLLIIGLLYSAFNSLSSALVIFTGVPLALTGGIFALALRDMPLSISAAVGFIALSGVAVLNGVVMLTFIRQLLRDGLPLKDAVFEGAQQRLRPVLMTALVASLGFVPMAFNTGVGAEVQRPLATVVIGGIVSSTLLTLVVLPALYYLVQRFKE, from the coding sequence ATGATAGATGCACTCATTCGCTTTGCGGTTGATCGTCGATGGCTGGTGCTTGCCGCAACCTTGTTAGTAGCAGCTGCGGGCGTTTATAGCACATTAAAGCTACCCATCGATGCTGTGCCGGATATTACCAATGTTCAGGTACAGATAAATTCAGAAGCGCCAGGCTATTCGCCATTAGAAACCGAACAACGTATTTCTTATCCGGTGGAAACCGCGATGGCAGGTTTACCAAAGCTGGACTACACCCGCTCGATCTCACGCTATGGGTTGTCGCAAGTTACCGTGGTGTTTGAAGAGGGCACCGATATTTACTGGGCTAGACAGCAAATCAGTGAGCGATTGCAAAAGGTAAGGGGAGAAGTACCCGACGGTATCGAGCCGACGATGGGGCCAATAGCCTCCGGCCTTGGTGAAATTGTTAATTATGTAGTACGCGCGAAAGAGGGGGCTACCAATGCCGATGGCGAGGCGTATACGCCCGAGCAGTTGCGTACCATCCAGGATTGGATCATTAAGCCGCAACTGGTCAAGGTGCCCGGTGTTACCGAGATTAATAGTGTGGGGGGTTATGAAAAGCAATACCAGGTGGCTCCCATCCCCGGTCGTATGCTGGCCTATAAAGTGACCATGCAGGACCTTTTGGCAGCATTGGATCTTAACAATAGAAACGCTGGTGCCGGTTATATCGAGAAAAATGGTGAGCAATGGTTGGTGCGCTCGCCCGGTCAGCTCAAAACGCTTGATGAGATTCGAAATGTGGTCATAACCAAGCGCGATGATGCGCCAGTGCGCGTCAGCGATGTTGCTGAGGTCAAACTGGGAGAGCAATTACGCACTGGTGCGGCAACCTCGGGCGAGAGCGAAGTGGTATTAGGCACCGCCATGATGTTGATTGGTGAGAACAGTCGTATTGTTGCCCAGAATGTTGCCGATAAAATTGACGAAGTGCAACGAAGCTTGCCAGACGGTGTCGTCATCGAAACGGTTTATAACCGCACATCCTTAGTGGATAAAACCATTGCAACGGTAGAGAAAAATCTGTTTGAAGGTGCCGTGCTGGTTATTGTCGTGCTTTTCATTCTACTCGGAAATGCCCGTGCAGCACTGATTACCGCCTGTGTCATTCCGTTAAGTATGCTGTTTGCGGTAAGCGGCATGGTCGCCAACAAGGTGTCTGGTAATTTAATGAGCCTGGGCGCAATTGATTTTGGTATTATCGTCGATGGTGCGGTCATTGTGGTTGAAAACGCTTTGCGACGGCTTGGAATTGCACAGCAACGCTTAGGCCGGGTACTTACCACTAAAGAGCGCTTAATTGAAGTAACCCATAGTACACGTGAGGTCTTCAACCCAACGGTTTTTGGTGTACTGATTATCATGCTGGTCTACCTGCCAATATTTGCGTTAAGTGGCGTGGAAGGCAAGATGTTCCATCCCATGGCGTTTACGGTCGTAGCGGCGCTTTTAGGGGCTCTGATTTTCAGCGTTACCTTTGTACCCGCTGCTATTGCAATATTTGTGCGTGGCAACATTCAGCACGGTGAAAACCGCATCATGCGGGCGGCGCGCAAAGTGTATCAGCCGGTTTTACGGCAGACACTGAAGCTTCCGGTTGTCATTATTTTGATTGGCTTTGGCCTATTTGCGGTGTCCATGTTTCAGGCCAGTCGCATGGGAACTGAGTTCTTACCTCAACTGGATGAAGGCGATATTGTAATTCAAGCGCTGCGTATTCCGGGGACAGGACTGCAACAATCCATCGACATGCAAAAAGACGTAGAGTCTGTGGTCTCGGAGTTTGATGAAGTAAAATTGGTGTTCTCGAAAATTGGTACCCCGGATGTTGCGACTGACCCGATGCCACCGAGCGTCGCGGATACTTTTATTATTTTGAAGGAGCGCAAGGACTGGCCAAACCCAGAGAAACCCAAAGAGCAATTGGTTGCTGAAATACGAACTGCTGTGCAAGAGCTTCCCGGTAATAAGTACGAGTTCACTCAACCGATTGAAATGCGGTTTAACGAACTTATTGCAGGCGTTCGAGCTGACTTGGGGGTTCGTATTTATGGCGATGACTTGCAAACGCTTAAACGGTTAGGCGACTCAGCCGCCGCAGTCATTCGCACCGTTGATGGCGCTGCTGATGTTCGGGTTGAACAAATGACCGGTTTATCGACACTCTCAGTTATACCTAAGCGTGATCATTTAGCGTTATTAGGCCTAACAGTCGCTGATGTACAGCGAGCAGTTCAAGCTGCGGTTGGTGGAGTTCAGTCAGGGATTATTTACGAGGGGGATAAACGCTTCAAGCTAATGGTACGTCTCGACAAAGAATGGCGTAAGAGCATTGAACAGCTTAAATCACTGCCTATTGATCTGCCTGCCGGCAACCCTGAGCTGCGCTATGTGCCGTTGGGAGAGGTCGCCGAATTGAGTTTGGAAAGTGGACCGAACCAAATTAACCGAGAAAGCAGCAAACGCAATGTTATTGTGAGTGCGAATGTTGAAGATCGTGATTTGGGCTCTTTTGTGGCAGATGTTCAGGATGCGCTAACGACTGACGTTGATTTGCCAGCAGGTTATTGGGTTAACTACGACGGTACCTTTGAACAGCTGCAATCAGCTTCCCAACGGTTGAGTTTGGTTGTGCCATTAGCGCTGCTATTAATTATTGGCCTGCTATACAGTGCGTTTAATTCGCTGAGCAGTGCACTCGTCATATTCACAGGCGTTCCCTTAGCGCTGACCGGCGGGATATTCGCATTAGCGCTGCGTGATATGCCGCTATCAATTTCCGCTGCAGTCGGCTTCATTGCACTGTCGGGCGTGGCGGTTTTGAACGGCGTGGTCATGCTGACATTCATACGGCAACTGCTGCGCGACGGACTGCCATTGAAAGATGCGGTGTTTGAAGGCGCGCAACAGCGGTTAAGACCTGTACTGATGACTGCTCTCGTAGCTAGCCTGGGCTTTGTCCCTATGGCATTTAATACCGGTGTGGGTGCCGAAGTGCAGCGGCCGTTAGCGACAGTGGTTATTGGCGGTATTGTATCGTCAACATTGCTGACGTTGGTGGTGCTTCCAGCGCTTTATTATTTAGTGCAGCGTTTTAAAGAATAG
- a CDS encoding efflux RND transporter periplasmic adaptor subunit, producing MKLNTLITIICIASFSLPVLAYEKKHEEHEAPHTNLSDAAIENAKLTLATASAQSIRVKQTIFGVIAPNNNNIVHIGAKYKGIVTSLKANIGDDIKAGQTLAVVENVTTGTAFEVISPISGEVTARFTNVGEVVEQKPLFEVLDPSSVWVELSAFPENIESLEEEQTTYVYDLHHHKTVEGTVSYISPQMTGGHIARALIELPNQSGHWRPGMHVKADVVTDSFNASLAINNDAVQRLEDNPVVFIKEGNRFEAREVELGRTDGEYTEVLSGIENGESYVVENSYLIKADILKQGAGHSH from the coding sequence ATGAAACTCAACACATTGATTACAATTATCTGCATTGCCAGTTTTTCACTGCCCGTATTGGCTTATGAGAAAAAACACGAAGAGCATGAAGCACCCCATACCAATTTAAGTGATGCAGCAATAGAAAACGCGAAATTAACGTTGGCAACAGCGAGCGCTCAAAGCATTCGAGTAAAGCAAACAATTTTCGGTGTAATAGCCCCCAATAATAACAATATTGTGCATATCGGAGCGAAGTACAAAGGTATTGTTACGTCACTAAAGGCCAATATCGGCGATGACATAAAAGCCGGGCAAACTCTGGCTGTTGTTGAGAATGTTACGACAGGCACGGCATTTGAAGTCATCAGCCCAATTAGCGGAGAGGTAACTGCACGTTTTACCAATGTTGGTGAAGTGGTTGAGCAAAAGCCATTATTTGAAGTCCTGGATCCATCATCGGTCTGGGTAGAGCTTTCAGCGTTCCCGGAGAACATTGAGTCGTTAGAAGAAGAGCAAACGACCTATGTGTACGACTTGCATCATCATAAAACCGTCGAAGGAACTGTGTCTTATATCTCGCCACAAATGACTGGCGGACATATTGCACGCGCACTTATCGAGTTGCCCAATCAGTCGGGGCATTGGCGACCGGGAATGCACGTAAAAGCGGATGTCGTTACAGACAGCTTTAACGCGAGCTTGGCGATAAACAATGATGCTGTTCAACGTTTAGAAGATAACCCCGTTGTTTTTATTAAAGAGGGTAATCGTTTCGAAGCCAGGGAAGTTGAGTTAGGCCGAACTGACGGTGAATACACCGAGGTGTTATCGGGTATTGAGAATGGCGAAAGTTATGTCGTTGAAAACAGCTACTTGATAAAGGCTGACATTCTAAAACAAGGCGCAGGCCACAGCCATTAG
- the speB gene encoding agmatinase produces MSLPVSLNDPIRPFFGAEHSTELHSDHTHILGFGFDGTACFRKGTKEGPDGLRSVSEDIESYSPYLDADLEDHTFYDLGNLRLGFDDDEEKQWHHALSDFNQIFDDVDLAKENIKLLTLGGEHSISYAPIVKYLKQYPDLVLLHLDAHADLRDGFLGYHYSHASIIRRSVDHFSPGHELIQYGIRSGTRDEYQWMKEHKTIRKSRQEFLESVNAIAADRPVYLTLDLDYFDPSFFPGTGTPEPGGEDFHSFVSLMKILRQKNFVGADAVELSPPIDPTGNSNVFAAKVVRELLLALERAGA; encoded by the coding sequence ATGTCATTACCCGTATCGTTGAACGATCCTATCCGTCCATTTTTTGGTGCTGAGCACAGTACCGAATTGCATTCGGATCACACACATATTTTAGGATTTGGCTTTGACGGCACCGCCTGTTTTCGCAAAGGCACCAAAGAGGGGCCAGATGGCCTGCGCTCGGTTTCTGAAGACATCGAGTCTTACTCACCATATTTAGATGCTGACCTTGAAGACCATACCTTTTATGATTTAGGTAATTTGCGACTGGGCTTTGACGATGACGAAGAAAAACAGTGGCATCATGCTCTGAGTGACTTTAACCAAATTTTTGACGACGTCGATTTAGCCAAAGAAAACATTAAGCTACTGACGTTAGGTGGTGAGCATTCAATTTCTTACGCGCCTATTGTGAAATATTTGAAGCAATACCCAGATTTAGTGCTTTTACATTTAGACGCTCACGCTGACTTGCGCGATGGCTTCCTCGGTTACCACTACTCGCACGCGTCGATCATTCGCCGCTCGGTTGATCACTTCAGCCCTGGTCATGAGCTTATCCAGTACGGTATTCGCTCTGGTACACGGGACGAGTATCAGTGGATGAAAGAGCACAAAACCATTCGTAAATCGCGTCAGGAATTCTTAGAAAGTGTTAATGCTATTGCGGCAGACAGACCGGTCTATTTGACATTAGATCTGGACTATTTTGACCCATCGTTTTTCCCTGGAACCGGTACACCAGAGCCCGGCGGCGAAGACTTTCACTCGTTTGTCAGCTTAATGAAAATTTTGCGCCAGAAAAATTTCGTCGGCGCCGACGCTGTTGAGCTTTCACCGCCGATAGACCCTACCGGCAACTCCAATGTATTCGCGGCCAAAGTGGTGCGCGAGCTGTTACTTGCTTTAGAGCGCGCAGGAGCCTAA